From Punica granatum isolate Tunisia-2019 chromosome 1, ASM765513v2, whole genome shotgun sequence:
TAAAAAGCATAACTAAAGTCCCAGCTTATCACCTTCAGCTACTGGAAAGCATAGCCTTTACCTGCTCAGGATAAGCTCCATCATCGAAATAAAATTCGGGCCTCCCACCTTGAGTAGGATCAAACCCAGGTTTCATCTTTGGAACAGCACTTGTGAGGATAATGAGAGCATCGATGCCTCTAACCGCAGGGGAGATAGAGCTGGCATCCCTTATGTCACCCACGTAAACATCAGCAGCTCCCCCGATCTTCTCCTTGCTCTCTTCAGTTCTCACCAGACCTCTCGCAACAAACTGATCAGCCCTCTCCTTCAACTTATTATAAACTATGTGACCTGCCCACATTTCCACACACAACTTAAGTTCAGTCCCCAGCCTGATATCAGCGTTTTTCAGTTCTCCTTAACGTAACCACCAGCAGAAAAtgttgcattttatttttgccaAGAATTAACCGACCGCATCGACAGAAACAATATGAGATCTCTTGAACTAAATAtgtgaaaaattgaaatcgcATACATGTACTGATTTGACATCCCTAAttctaatcaaatcaaatagAGATGCTCAGTCCTACAGTTCATCGATTATGAGATCATATTTTTCTTCGAGGGGGACAAAAAAGAACCATAAACATAATATTAGCAAAAACATCACTGGCACGACTAACATAATTGCTCGATGGATGGTCTCTTGCTTCTCAGTGGATACTGCTACTGCTACTGCCTCTGCCTCCAATCAATAGTAAAATCATTTTCCATTATCCAGTTTAAGCTAAGCTCCAATAGAGAGGAACGAGATAGATGACGATTTAATAAAAAACGTTGGGGGGTGGGGGTTCTAAAATAGCATTTggcaacagaagataacagacatttgattgaaaaaacagaaaaaccGGTCTGGTAGGATAAGATACGGACCAGTTCTGCCACCGGCTCCGGTGACGAGGACAGTGGGACGAGGGGCGTGCGCCATGGATTGCAGAGACAGCTCCGGTCAATAGTTCACCGAGAGGATTCCTGTTCAAATGGCGAGAGGAAGAGTAATCAGCAGAGAGTGGGAGATTCTCGAGATTTCCTTCCTTCCCACCAAACAGACCCAATTTATGACATGGACAGGCGCCTGAGCTGAGCATGACGCTGACGAGGTTTGGTACACTGGTTACGGACGACCGACGGGAATACGTGTCTCCTCATCGATCTTTACCTACTCCTAGCGTATGTAAGCCCACGCCACCTTGCTCGGCGTTGCCTATGTAGGACCCACGAGATAGTACCCCGGGTCTACATGCGCCCGCTGCATTTAATTCTATGATGTCGGAGACGGATAATTTCTTCATGGGCCTGGCTTATCCTTAAGTAGACAGTTCCCTGCCACGTACGAACCATGGGCTCCGAAAGGCCCATTAGACTAGGCCTGCGGACGCTTCAGCTTCTCCACGGGCCGGTCTACTTGTAGAATAGGCATATAGATTCAGAATGTTGCGAGTGCCTTCTGCTGATCTGTAGGCTAATGGTCCCAACATCTatctaagaaaattttaaaaaaaaaaaaaaaaaaaagaagaaaaaaacacGAACCGGTGGGACCAACTTCAGCGTCCTGGAACTTAGCGACGAAGAACGAAGCATGTCCCGGTTCCTGACGGATAGCAAACACTGGGTAGGAAACAATGCATACAAGAAACTCATGACTGATGTTTGAGTATTATGGATATTTTTCTTATGGAAATGAGTCTAGAATATTCCGGAATTTCTAGTACATGAAAATTCGATTCCAAGTTGCTGTCGAACTGTGAAGCAATCAGTGGCCTTCCAAGCTATTAATTTATGTGTACCGGCCAATTGATTAAGCACCAGAAATTTATTTGAACGATAAATGAAGCCACCAGTTGATTGAGACTTTAGTGAAAAAGCCACCACcgcaaaaaaaagagagagcaaTTTTCCTCCTCAAATCATAAAGATAATAATCATAATCATTATTCACAAGAAAAGGATTTACATCATCTAAGCACTGGGGTAAGTGGACATGCAGGTCGGGAACCATCCATCGTAGTCCCGACTTTTCGCGATTAATGACGACACTTTGGTTGCACATCTGAAAATCAAGATTGGGTCTACGATATAATCCTAATTCGACTATGGATTTCGCTTGACACATCAGCAGCGAATTGGCCTTATTAGAGTTTTTTTATCACTTTGCGTCCGCTGATGATGATTAAGCTGTCACAGAAGTCTCAACGGCAACCTTGCCAGAGATGCTGCTGACTTCTGACTTCTTCTCAGAAGCCTCCCACAGCTGTGGGATTGCTTCCCTCAGGTTATGGATGCTCTCCAGCGCGTAGTCTGCCCCTTTGACCCTCTGAGAAGTCCCCACCTGCGGAGCAGATTGCAACGTTAACTTATGTCGTTTTATGCTATGCATCCCTACCAATCACGCTTGATAGATGCTAGAATTTAGATGGTATCCGTTGAGTTCATTTAACTTACCAGCACTGTGTGCAGCCCGACCCGTTTTCCTGCCTGCGTGTTGCGCACACTATCCTCAAAGAAAAGCTGGTATTACAAGAAAACCAAAGGATGTAAGCAAACTGTAAAGAATCAGCTACTAATCATGGAGAACTTGAATGACCCCTAGAAGTCCATCTCACCGTTCTCTGGGGGCTGAGATTAGCAATCTCTAGAGCCCGTTCCATGGCGTGATCGGAAGGTTTGCAGACAATAGGTGTCTTCGGTAACTCGGATCCGGGATTCGGCTTTGAGAAATGGGCGATAATGTCAAAAATTCCAGACTCACTATTGCTAGTTGCAGCAGGAGAGGAATTCATTGGCGAGCCGATGAAAGCAACATCGTCCTCATCGTCGGACACGGTGTTCTTGTGAACTGGGTTCAGTGTCTCAAAGCATATAATCCCTTCAAAACAGTCCTCTAGCCCGAGCCTGCTCAGTACCTTAACAGAGTGAATCTTGTCTGCATTCGTAAAGatctgtttttgtttttccccAAGAGAAAACGGGTCAGAATTAAACACTGTACTATTGACTTAATTTGGCGATCTCAAGTGGTCAACGATAAGATTATCACTCACAATTTTGCGATAAGGCAGGCTCATGAGGAGGCTCCTCAGCACCGGATCAGGCTTTAAATTCTCGTAAGGAAGTCTCCCGTGAACAAAGGCATGGTACTCATCGTAATTGAAGTCATACCCGATTGCCTGTCCCgaacaaagaaaataatatagattAGTTCTGCTGTTCGGGGGAAAAAATATGTTACAGTTAAAGAGGGAAAATAGAAACCATCTTCAAAATCATCTTACCCGTAGACCAGCCATTGTTGTCCCATAGTTCTTGTACAGAAGGTTGCACAAGGCATCAATTTTGGTCGGATCTATCCCGAGCTTCTCGATCATGTAATCTGAAATATACCCTTCTGTTTTAGTAATTGGAGACTCCGAGAACTCAGATACAAGCAGCAAAAGAATAAAACAAAGACAGGCCAATGAAGATACCTCCGATATTTTTGCGGCATTCTGCAGCGAGTCCCGTGCTTAGGGGGTAGAGGGTATCATCAAGATCTGCAGACAGATAAGTAATCAGCAAATTGCTTTCCATGTAGTAAATTTGGTAAATTGTCGGACCTTTGTGTCTTCCCAACTTACCGAACAGGAGGCAATCGTATTTTGGCCTCTGAGCCTGCAGGTAAATGTCTTCCATAATGCTCGCTCAGGCGCCCTTCAGAACAACGAAAGTACGAATTTAAACTCGAATGTTCGACCTATGAGAATCCAGTCTTTGTGCGTGTGTTAGCACAAGCAAATGccacaagaaaagaaagatttaGAGGTCGCCAGCATGTGGCCATGTTTGtctcattaaataaaaagcTCGCCACTGGCGTTTCAGAAAACAGAAACCTTACAGATAAAACTGAAGATTGGTGAAATTTCTAAAAGGAAATTAGCTGGCAGCTCATCGAAACCCAACTACCACAAAACTTAAAGGGACAGCAGTGGAGGCGAAACTGAAATGACTAACGCATATAAACAGAAACTTTGCATCGTCGAATACAAGCAAAAACAAGAATGTAGAGAAAACAGAGCATGTGTTAGGGAAAGCAATGAAATTTTGTCGAGGTGTAAAAGAATGACTTACCGGAAAAAAATGGGCAATGCAGGTGAAGCGAGATATGGAGAAGCAGAGAGAAGTGATAAAGAGGGACAAAGATGCTTATGGTTCGGTGCAGAAGGATGGATGAAGTGAGGAAGAGCGAGGAGGAAGAATGGGAGGCAGGGGAGGGCTTTAAATAGGCTCAAAGAACCGTTGCCTgctcttttgattttttcttctctGTTATTAAAATAACGTTTCTCTATTATTTAATCGTTTTTCTGGCTGAATAATTgtctcttatttattattatttaagtgGGCACGTTTAATTTCCTgccatttttttaaattcttgtcTGCAAGGAAAAAAGAGGATGGTTAAGTTTGGGAAGGTGAGGAGGATTGGCATAATTCTCGTGTTCGGCTTTGCCTTTGGCTTTGAAGTAGGGCAGCGCTTTGTGGACCTTCCGGAGAACTCTAGACTCTACTTTaactataattttatatttttttttcgatgaaatGACGAaacatttttaatttgtttgacTAAGATGACGTCCAgttcaaatattattatattataaagaaaagaaaagattacAATAAAAGTTTAACCATTGAATCATTTTCTCTTAATCGTAggacaaaatataaaattattatgtatggtaaatatatattaaattattggGAAGATgagtaataatttaatatataatctcTTTTTAGATATAAGATGTGAGTTACGCGTTTGTAATATCGTTGTAATATGAGAATTTCTGTTGGTTTCAAATGCAAAAATTTTTACCGATCAAGATTGTAAAGTTTTAACTTGAGAAAGTGATTACAACCGTTAATTTCACAACTAAATGTTATAAAATATGATGCAACGTTTGGATTTTTCatgtaaaatttcatttttttcaatagcTTGTAAAATTCTAATTTTACTTTGAACCAAAAGCTTCTTAAGTCGCCACTAGCACGGTGGTCTAGTTGTTAAGCTCCAAGCGTtccacttgaacatcacgagttcGAACCTCACTGAGGATGTAGAGCTCGACACTATGTGGGTGTATTATGGGCTGGTGCCCATGATACTTGATCTAGTGAGTTTTGAACTTAATTCATTAGTGTGCTGGTGGGGTTACGGTGACCAAATTGGGTGAAGTCTCAGCGAGCTATGGTGAAAGAAACATTCTGTGGTGGCCAAGTTCCCTTAGTTGGGACAACCACAACAAGTTAATAACTCGATCTAACCTTTTTACTTagccaaaataaaaaagaagctTCTTAAGTCTATCCGAGTATCACTTTGCCCATGatcatgagatatttttaTGGGTTAATTTCACCGTACAAAacgatattttaaaattttttaccaCGTAGCATAAATTGTCATAGTTTCACCAAATCGCctgatatttttaaattttttcacgGCATAGCATGGAATGCAATAATTCTATCATATgacacaaaattttaaaaacttttcatAACATAGCATGATATTAGTTTTCTGTCAATGACCTAATTGAGATCTGACGTGGCCATGTATGACTGGGATGAACAAGGATGGACCAACAACGTTGGCCACGTTAATTATCCGTTAGGTCATTGACAAAAAACTAACGTCATGCTATGCCATgaatcttttttaaattttgtgcCATATGATGAAATTATTGCTATTCcgtgaaaaaaatttcaaaatgtcgtgcaattttgtgaaattatgACGATATAtgctgaaaattttcaaaatatcgtgtTGTACTGTgaaataaatcatttttttaatgagttAATGAGTTTTAAAATCTCACactacaaataaaatttgtcCCCATGGGATCACATATGCCAACCTTCATTATACCTTATGGTTAACGTGATTTTCCGTTTACAAAATAAGCCCATCGACCTATTGCAAATGGTTAATgcgatttatatatattattatctgCTTACTATTAACATATTATATCTATCTTATTGGAGGTCGAAGAAGGTTATAACGGAAACCATactatatttttcataaatagaAATCTCTCTCCATTTTCTACTAGAGTGGGGTGTCAGTAGCTCCTAACTTCCTACCTCGGACGTCTAATCGGTACGAATTACTGGCAATAATTCCACTGTCGCATCGCATATGTAACTTTGTTGGATGGCTGTGTATTTTTTCCTGTGCTTATGTTGGGCTTCCCGGTGGCCACAGGAGCAGATCAGAAGGTGTACAAATTGAACATTGCTCCAATTCAGCGTTCCTAATTATGCTTAGATTGACTTGGAATAAGAGGCTGAGAATGGCCTGGTCGAATAATGGTTAAGTTAATCAACCTAGTAAATTCCACAAGGGAAGATGCCTGTTTTTGGCATGAGTATCCTCAATGATATTTACCAAATACCTGATTTTGGCCTGATTATCTTTTATAGTATTTACAAAGAGACCCCTAAATTTAATACAACGAAATTGACATCTTAAGTATCTAATAAATGAGCATGATTAATCTAACTTGAATATTGAATATAATCTTTTGGTTACTAGGTGCTAACGTGCGCTATTATATTACACTCTCTTTCATTAAAATCTCAtttttatattgatatatgtgtatttatatctatatatgtgtgtgtgtctgtATTATGTATCTCATATCTGCGGACGCTTCTAGATAAATTGGTCAATCCACATGCATGGTCTGGTCAGACGTTATAATACAAAGATGCACAGGCCGGAGAACGCATAGAGGAAACGATTCCTCGAGGCGAATCTAATGCCACGATTTGCTGAATCAAGTGAAATAGTTTGACAATATGATGATGATCGTCGCCCTTGTTccatcatgcatgtttcatgcCAAATATACATAAACATCCGCATcatttatttgaattatctGGAAATTTTCGGATATAGCTTTAGTATTATTGTTTCTAGAATCAATGTTCGTGAATTTACTTGCCAATAATCGTCGGAATGATGCTGACCtgacatatatatgttggtAACCTCATACAATgggctccttttttttttaataaaatacaaTATGCCCTCCCTTCTTATCAAAATACAATATGATCTCAGCAACATAATAGGGAatttaaaacaataattatGAGGATGATacaatcaaatcaaaattatatatcgtGTGGATAAATCATGTATATGCATATCTGTTAGATTTTTTTCGGAGTGATTTCCTAGTATCCGGAAATCCAATTGAACCCCGATTAATTCAATCGAATTAGGTCAATTTACTATGGGATAAATCTCTTCCAgcgtaaattttttacattcacaagGACTTGAACTcaagaccttatttaagagaaataagTGCCGAATCACTTGAACAAAATCACGTTGGTTATCTCCTAGCTAGatttttatatgatatatatatttcccaGACAGATTGAGAGTTGAGGGTTTGACGCCCCACAATAATTGGGGAGCCCCCATTATTGATGCTTTAATGAGCATGATGATCGGAGCTGATATCaatatcaaaatcaaattacaATTATTGGCAAATTTCTTGATACACACGGATTAGCaacataattttaaagaaGTTGGGTTTTTCTGGGAACTCTCTCCATCTTATGGTATCTGTCAGTTGCCAGTCAGAGATTGGCTCATTTGCTATAATCAGCAAGGCCATCTAAGAGAGTATATCATGCACGAAAacataaaaagataaaataaaatgaagcaTCTCTGTCTTTCTTTGATGAGTTGGATTAATTAGTCTAgttccaccttacatttctaaTTATTAATACAACacaacatatttatatatctttttcaatcgttataatatataagaggCTCATTAATCTAATATAAAGATAGAAAATAAAGCGAAATGAAATGGCAATTAGGTTTCAGTATTGAGAAGTGACTCTTAAT
This genomic window contains:
- the LOC116192867 gene encoding uncharacterized protein LOC116192867; the encoded protein is MEDIYLQAQRPKYDCLLFDLDDTLYPLSTGLAAECRKNIGDYMIEKLGIDPTKIDALCNLLYKNYGTTMAGLRAIGYDFNYDEYHAFVHGRLPYENLKPDPVLRSLLMSLPYRKIIFTNADKIHSVKVLSRLGLEDCFEGIICFETLNPVHKNTVSDDEDDVAFIGSPMNSSPAATSNSESGIFDIIAHFSKPNPGSELPKTPIVCKPSDHAMERALEIANLSPQRTLFFEDSVRNTQAGKRVGLHTVLVGTSQRVKGADYALESIHNLREAIPQLWEASEKKSEVSSISGKVAVETSVTA